Sequence from the Spirochaetales bacterium genome:
GCGTCGGTCTCGATAAGCAGTCGTTCGGGAGGAACCGCCTTTGCGGCCTCATGCGCCCGCTTGTTCCGTCTCCTGGTCAGACTTCCGGAAAAGGAAAAAAACGCCCCCATTTCAGCGAGTCCGTCGACGAGCTGCGCCGTACCGGAAAAGGAATGGATCACAAAGGGATCCCCCCCGCTCCAGTGGCGGTTTAAAATGGGAACGAGCCTGTGCCACGCCTTTCTGCAGTGAACGACCGCGGGAAGCCCTATCTTCCGGGCGATGGCGAGCTGCGCAACGAACGCCGCTTCCTGCCGTTCCGCGTCATAGTCCTTTATCGCCGTATCGAGTCCGATTTCACCCACGATCGAGGGGGTTTCGGCAAGGTATGTTTCAAGGAGGTCCGTCCAGCCCTCACCGGCGCGGTCGAGATACCACGGGTGCAGTCCGAAAGCGGGCACGACGTCCGGGTACCGTTCCGCCACATCACACACGGCCCCCCAGTCCGACGGTTCCGTGCCGCACGAAAGGAAGCCGCACACACCGGCCGCGGCGGCGCGTTCCATGACCGCATCGAGG
This genomic interval carries:
- a CDS encoding TatD family hydrolase, which codes for MKLFDAHCHLHDERLAPDLDAVMERAAAAGVCGFLSCGTEPSDWGAVCDVAERYPDVVPAFGLHPWYLDRAGEGWTDLLETYLAETPSIVGEIGLDTAIKDYDAERQEAAFVAQLAIARKIGLPAVVHCRKAWHRLVPILNRHWSGGDPFVIHSFSGTAQLVDGLAEMGAFFSFSGSLTRRRNKRAHEAAKAVPPERLLIETDAPDIPPVIGHTIDYETPNEPSAVRLVCAAVAELRGAAEEDIAALTWENACRFLDKVISARGFVK